A portion of the Pedobacter cryoconitis genome contains these proteins:
- a CDS encoding calcineurin-like phosphoesterase C-terminal domain-containing protein, translating into MLNRRHFLRNLGLSGTLIVAPTALIEAATLPLPVKPTDLTTVTLKGNISAGGNPIAGVAVTDGINITLTDKRGNYELLSNHTADYVYISSPAGYQFNQKRGIASFYKAIPKDSTSFKADFVLEKLNVSDQKHNFLVWADPQIISKKDAALLKAQTVPDVQELVKSYPQGTLFHGIGCGDLVWDHFELIADYKDAVAETGIPFFNLPGNHDMDLDARSDELSTRTFKDEFGPTYYSYNRGEIHYISLDNVFFLGVAKKYIGYLTETQLQWVEQDLKTVKPGSTVVVSVHIPTNTGNSRRNNLKDDELGGVLSNRERLYKLLEGYQVHILSGHTHMNEKWEDRNMIEHVHGTVCGAWWTGPVCSDGCPNGYGVYEVNGSEIKWYYKATGKAKDHQLRIYPKGSFSEIASMTPSGNLQETIPATSPEIGVNIWNWDPKWKVEYFEDGVNKGAMKQRTAMDPIAYKLYGGPLVPKKHKWVEPTLTDHLFFATPAPGTRQFKVVATDRFGSIYTKEITIS; encoded by the coding sequence ATGTTAAACAGAAGACATTTTTTAAGAAACTTAGGATTATCAGGTACGCTGATTGTGGCCCCTACAGCTTTGATTGAGGCGGCAACGTTGCCACTCCCGGTAAAACCAACTGACCTGACTACGGTTACTTTAAAAGGGAATATCAGCGCTGGCGGCAACCCGATTGCAGGTGTTGCGGTAACGGATGGAATTAATATCACCCTGACTGATAAACGTGGTAATTACGAACTGCTGAGTAACCACACTGCCGACTATGTTTATATCAGTTCTCCGGCTGGTTACCAGTTTAATCAAAAGAGAGGAATTGCCTCTTTTTATAAGGCTATCCCAAAAGACAGTACTAGTTTCAAAGCTGATTTTGTATTGGAAAAACTGAATGTATCTGATCAGAAACATAATTTTTTAGTCTGGGCCGATCCGCAGATTATCTCTAAAAAGGACGCAGCTTTGCTAAAAGCCCAGACTGTTCCTGATGTTCAGGAGTTAGTAAAATCTTACCCTCAGGGAACGTTGTTTCATGGAATTGGCTGTGGTGATTTAGTTTGGGATCATTTTGAACTGATTGCAGATTATAAAGATGCAGTAGCAGAAACGGGTATCCCTTTTTTCAATCTGCCGGGTAACCATGATATGGATTTGGATGCAAGATCTGATGAATTGTCAACCCGTACTTTTAAAGATGAATTTGGCCCTACTTATTATTCTTATAACCGGGGTGAGATTCATTATATATCATTAGATAATGTGTTCTTTTTGGGAGTTGCTAAAAAGTATATCGGTTATTTAACAGAAACTCAGTTACAATGGGTTGAACAAGATTTAAAGACGGTAAAACCAGGAAGCACAGTGGTAGTTTCTGTACATATCCCGACCAATACAGGTAATTCCAGAAGGAATAATCTGAAAGATGATGAACTGGGTGGCGTATTATCAAACAGAGAGCGTTTATACAAATTACTGGAAGGTTATCAGGTTCATATCCTATCGGGACACACGCATATGAACGAGAAGTGGGAAGACCGCAACATGATTGAACATGTGCATGGTACGGTATGTGGCGCATGGTGGACTGGCCCGGTTTGTAGTGATGGCTGCCCTAATGGTTACGGAGTTTACGAAGTAAACGGCAGTGAAATTAAATGGTATTACAAGGCTACCGGAAAAGCCAAAGATCATCAGCTCAGGATTTATCCTAAGGGTTCTTTCTCAGAAATCGCTTCAATGACTCCTTCTGGTAATCTACAAGAAACCATCCCAGCCACGTCACCAGAAATCGGTGTAAACATCTGGAACTGGGATCCAAAATGGAAAGTAGAGTACTTTGAAGACGGCGTAAATAAAGGAGCAATGAAACAGCGAACAGCAATGGACCCGATCGCTTACAAACTATATGGTGGGCCTTTAGTTCCTAAAAAACATAAATGGGTGGAACCGACCTTAACAGATCATCTGTTTTTCGCTACCCCTGCTCCGGGAACCCGTCAGTTTAAAGTTGTAGCTACTGACCGTTTCGGCTCAATTTACACGAAAGAGATTACAATTTCATAA
- a CDS encoding restriction endonuclease, which translates to MKTQNISSQALIALKDALSKVYWKKTELKQFIELTIANSSIVSTINWKDNQKAESVSELIDRMVARKDIYLTDLLKLLKETSDFNDFSHLKYWDESGDLTKRAVEAVAKLRNQTKGYFEALEDLAKGEENRLNNLEKLKKTTDFSEKLEGLRKKFFEIAIEQNPQKRGYDFEKILNELFNLFELKAKGPFKTLGEQIDGSFTFESQDFILEAKWQKKLVNAADLYVFGGKISGRLKNTLGLFISLDGFAKDCTDTGSPILKSMILMDGQDLMLVLEGRISLSELIFQKRRHASDTGEIYHRIRL; encoded by the coding sequence ATGAAAACTCAAAATATATCCTCCCAAGCCCTTATTGCTTTAAAAGATGCATTATCTAAAGTCTATTGGAAAAAAACAGAATTAAAGCAGTTTATAGAGCTGACTATCGCCAATTCAAGTATTGTCTCAACGATAAACTGGAAGGATAATCAAAAGGCTGAGAGCGTCTCAGAATTGATAGACAGGATGGTGGCCAGAAAAGATATATATCTGACTGATTTATTGAAATTATTAAAAGAAACATCAGATTTTAATGATTTCAGTCATCTTAAGTATTGGGATGAAAGTGGTGATCTCACAAAAAGGGCAGTAGAAGCTGTTGCTAAACTCCGTAATCAAACAAAAGGTTATTTTGAGGCATTGGAGGACTTAGCAAAAGGGGAGGAAAACAGACTCAATAACCTGGAGAAATTGAAGAAAACGACTGATTTTTCTGAAAAACTGGAAGGGTTGAGAAAGAAGTTTTTTGAAATCGCTATAGAACAAAATCCACAGAAAAGAGGGTATGATTTTGAAAAGATTCTGAATGAGTTGTTTAATTTATTCGAATTAAAAGCAAAGGGCCCTTTTAAGACACTGGGTGAGCAGATTGACGGTTCCTTTACTTTTGAAAGCCAGGATTTTATTTTGGAGGCTAAATGGCAGAAAAAACTGGTCAATGCTGCGGATCTGTATGTTTTTGGAGGTAAGATTTCGGGTAGGCTGAAAAATACGCTGGGATTATTTATTTCTCTGGATGGTTTTGCGAAAGATTGTACAGATACTGGAAGTCCTATTCTTAAATCAATGATATTAATGGATGGCCAGGATTTAATGTTGGTGTTGGAAGGCAGAATTAGTTTAAGTGAATTGATTTTTCAGAAGAGAAGACATGCTTCTGATACTGGAGAGATTTATCATAGGATCAGGTTGTAA
- a CDS encoding SusD/RagB family nutrient-binding outer membrane lipoprotein, with the protein MNMRLKNYTICLILCLAVTSCKKGFQELNVNPNTSEKALPQALLAPAITSIVQANMSRSQRLTNELMQVTVDMGDTDGKVFRYDIRKSEGDYLWNSWYLELSNFNDIYKGGEQLGSNSFKGISLICQTYVFSLLTDTYGDIPYFNATKAKEGVFMPEFDRQEVIYPELFKKLEMANELLKTGTNIPSASDPLYAGNAANWRKFGNTLYLRLLMRVSAKSPALAVAKIKDIVDVNSANYPIISSNAESAALRWSGTAPYVSPFATWRPADWYTPKLADFFVNNLKEWGDPRIAKWATIYNGKYEGIPSGYPVGQAPEGKSTLPVALQSEPLLGNILNYAELQFLLAEAASKGWITTGTAKGYYENGVTSGITYWGYAVPENYLQGADVKWTDNLALEDKLELIHLQKYYSLFMTDLEQWFEYRRTGHPQLPKGAGLPNGGQMPSRLNYPVYLQSTNSANYSAAIAIQGADDLYTKVWWQKP; encoded by the coding sequence ATGAATATGAGACTCAAAAATTATACAATCTGTTTGATTTTATGTTTAGCGGTGACTTCTTGTAAAAAAGGTTTTCAGGAGCTGAATGTGAATCCTAATACGAGTGAAAAGGCTTTACCGCAGGCTTTGCTTGCCCCTGCTATTACAAGTATTGTACAAGCAAATATGAGCCGCAGCCAAAGGCTCACTAACGAACTGATGCAGGTAACGGTAGATATGGGTGATACAGACGGGAAAGTTTTCCGTTACGACATCCGTAAATCTGAGGGTGATTATCTTTGGAACAGCTGGTATCTGGAACTTTCCAATTTCAATGATATCTACAAAGGTGGCGAACAGTTGGGCAGCAATAGTTTCAAAGGGATCTCGCTGATCTGCCAGACTTATGTGTTTTCATTACTGACTGATACTTATGGTGACATCCCCTATTTCAATGCGACTAAAGCTAAGGAAGGTGTTTTTATGCCTGAGTTTGATCGTCAGGAAGTCATCTATCCGGAGCTTTTTAAAAAGCTGGAAATGGCTAATGAGCTGTTAAAAACGGGTACCAATATTCCTTCTGCAAGTGATCCGCTATATGCAGGAAATGCAGCTAACTGGCGCAAGTTTGGCAATACGCTTTATTTGAGATTGTTGATGCGGGTTTCGGCTAAATCACCAGCTTTAGCAGTAGCAAAAATTAAGGACATTGTAGATGTCAACAGTGCTAATTACCCGATTATAAGCAGTAATGCAGAGTCGGCAGCTTTGAGATGGTCAGGTACTGCGCCTTATGTTTCGCCTTTTGCCACCTGGCGGCCTGCCGATTGGTATACGCCCAAATTAGCTGATTTTTTTGTCAACAATTTAAAGGAATGGGGCGATCCGCGAATTGCGAAATGGGCTACGATTTACAATGGAAAATATGAAGGCATTCCAAGTGGCTATCCGGTAGGGCAAGCTCCCGAAGGGAAATCTACTTTACCCGTTGCCTTACAGTCTGAGCCTTTGCTGGGTAATATCCTGAACTACGCGGAGCTTCAGTTCCTGTTGGCCGAAGCGGCTTCAAAAGGCTGGATTACTACCGGAACGGCTAAAGGTTATTATGAAAACGGGGTAACCAGCGGGATTACTTACTGGGGCTATGCGGTTCCTGAAAACTACTTGCAGGGTGCAGATGTGAAGTGGACTGACAATTTAGCTTTGGAGGATAAACTCGAGCTGATCCATTTGCAGAAATATTATAGCCTGTTTATGACTGATCTGGAGCAATGGTTTGAATATCGCCGCACAGGTCATCCTCAGTTACCAAAAGGTGCTGGGTTGCCAAATGGTGGCCAGATGCCTTCCCGCTTAAATTATCCTGTCTATCTGCAATCTACCAATAGTGCAAATTATTCTGCGGCTATAGCCATACAGGGTGCAGATGATTTATACACTAAAGTATGGTGGCAAAAACCTTAA
- a CDS encoding DUF5689 domain-containing protein → MNKYIFQFFSCWLLLTGLAGCKKHDAALGDPSPIIAIEDLRAIYQGTAVSLNTGNLAGAHQLIGIVVSDVQSGNMPAGTVAMQNNRRNKTRGILLAVENAAALKTGDSIVVDLNGTTLTKVNGSLQVTGLNAASVNKVSSGNTRNPITVTTALFKAKPDDYEGCLVRLFSGSITPVPVAGELYAGDKSLADNGGTMVLHTEKGASFAGKGLPASATFTGIPLMYQVEGKGDAVPSLWPRNLLDMLDASGPVYTGFPETFEFPDQSLKASYAAAVVGLKTGKWLLDQAILANTSGRDRFNPTGLQCIRMQQNLAVPGYVQMNFNVPDGASKVSFLYGAYYNDATSSFVLEYSKDDGLTWLQTGKVINNASAVAKTATFPLDITGPVRFRVKKLGLGTTNNTTINNGRLSIEDFAIYAN, encoded by the coding sequence ATGAACAAATATATATTTCAATTTTTTAGTTGCTGGTTGCTGTTAACCGGCTTAGCAGGATGTAAAAAGCATGATGCTGCTTTGGGCGATCCAAGTCCGATTATCGCCATAGAAGATTTGCGCGCAATTTATCAGGGTACAGCGGTAAGCTTGAATACAGGTAATTTAGCTGGTGCACACCAGCTTATCGGAATCGTGGTTTCTGATGTCCAGTCTGGGAATATGCCTGCCGGAACTGTAGCCATGCAGAATAACAGAAGGAATAAAACCAGGGGAATTTTACTGGCGGTAGAAAACGCGGCAGCTTTGAAAACGGGAGATTCTATTGTCGTAGACCTGAACGGTACAACGCTTACAAAAGTGAATGGAAGTTTACAGGTGACCGGTTTAAATGCAGCTTCAGTGAACAAGGTTTCGAGTGGAAATACAAGAAACCCGATTACCGTAACTACGGCTTTATTTAAGGCTAAACCAGATGATTATGAAGGTTGTCTGGTCAGATTATTTTCTGGAAGCATCACTCCTGTTCCTGTTGCCGGTGAGTTATATGCGGGCGATAAAAGTTTAGCAGACAATGGCGGAACAATGGTTTTGCATACCGAAAAGGGTGCTTCTTTTGCGGGTAAGGGTTTACCAGCGAGCGCTACTTTTACAGGTATTCCACTAATGTATCAGGTTGAAGGGAAAGGTGATGCTGTACCTAGTTTATGGCCACGCAATTTACTCGATATGCTGGATGCAAGCGGACCTGTTTATACGGGTTTCCCTGAAACTTTTGAGTTCCCGGATCAGAGTTTAAAGGCTTCTTATGCAGCGGCAGTTGTTGGTTTAAAAACAGGAAAATGGTTGTTGGATCAAGCGATTTTAGCGAATACTTCTGGTCGTGACCGTTTTAATCCAACTGGTTTACAGTGTATCCGGATGCAGCAAAATCTGGCTGTTCCAGGTTATGTGCAAATGAACTTTAATGTGCCTGACGGGGCATCAAAAGTATCTTTCTTGTATGGTGCTTACTACAATGATGCGACCAGTTCTTTTGTACTGGAATATTCTAAGGATGACGGTTTAACATGGCTCCAAACCGGAAAGGTGATTAATAATGCATCGGCTGTTGCCAAAACAGCAACTTTCCCGTTGGACATTACCGGGCCTGTACGGTTCAGAGTTAAAAAATTAGGCTTGGGAACAACCAATAATACAACTATTAATAACGGAAGGCTGAGTATTGAAGACTTTGCTATTTACGCGAACTAA
- a CDS encoding J domain-containing protein, whose translation MSNHYDTLGVSRNATSEEIRKAYKKLCLEFHPDKNGGNDFYTEKFKEINNAYEILGDAVKRAEYDLSLPNIIPVKKKESKSQGKKKGKGWGGNEYGYQEEEPEYTKVKFDDYSDRKRAKYYEEKRAQENAQNWERQRKSFEINNRVRFWNKVRSTLVFVVILLFGLIFLVISRTPEKPEKIVAEHSVVKVKKHKKSRKKRKKHAVDQNIPADQNIPEADQAKESDHDSLVLLKRPNSIEGLRIVDTLRVNDKRQDSSSQ comes from the coding sequence ATGAGTAATCACTATGATACATTAGGTGTCTCCCGAAATGCGACGTCTGAAGAGATTAGAAAAGCATATAAAAAGCTTTGTCTTGAATTTCATCCGGATAAAAATGGGGGTAATGATTTTTATACTGAAAAGTTTAAAGAGATTAATAATGCTTATGAAATATTAGGTGATGCAGTTAAGCGTGCTGAATACGATTTGTCACTTCCCAATATTATTCCAGTTAAGAAAAAGGAATCCAAATCTCAGGGGAAAAAGAAAGGTAAGGGTTGGGGGGGAAACGAATATGGATATCAAGAAGAAGAACCTGAATATACAAAGGTGAAATTTGATGACTACTCTGACAGGAAGAGGGCTAAATATTATGAGGAGAAAAGGGCCCAGGAAAATGCACAAAATTGGGAAAGACAAAGAAAATCTTTTGAAATAAATAACCGCGTTCGCTTCTGGAATAAGGTAAGAAGTACATTGGTTTTTGTTGTTATATTATTATTCGGTTTAATATTTCTGGTGATTTCCAGGACTCCAGAGAAACCAGAAAAGATAGTCGCTGAGCACAGTGTAGTTAAAGTAAAAAAGCATAAAAAGAGTAGAAAGAAACGTAAAAAACACGCAGTTGATCAGAACATTCCCGCTGATCAAAATATCCCTGAAGCCGATCAGGCCAAAGAAAGTGATCATGATAGTCTTGTTCTTCTGAAACGTCCAAATTCAATTGAAGGTTTAAGGATCGTAGATACCTTACGTGTTAATGATAAAAGACAAGATTCAAGTAGTCAATAA
- a CDS encoding putative phage abortive infection protein, with the protein MNRKKLNGTSEFWEWFQRISAIVFVFVGISLGIYGYVAAPTHKIENNREENSNAKEVEDSTSYWTRHGTMGDWTGGVTGSLFSLAGFLLLYLSFNKQAESHNTQIKNFQYDKIESRLFVLITLHRDNVNELSFSSYFRNDNKDGLMNKAIMQTARHRKVFKTIVNQFKEAWSELDFIFEDASENSIYTDEYLKKVKINKTIQDRNINLIIYAQIDLIYLVIFFGVSTEGFATIKNITNDRYKAEFVADILYYSAFKPKVEADEWLTYHASIAKKKKAFMQTRKQRHLLVTSIASDSKFIVNSNKLYTLNPDHGNKYVKYYGGHQFRLGHYFRHLYQSVNFIHKQSGLNKDEKYDYIKLIRGQFSSYEQILFFLNSISQLGRIWEVEDKKTGNSIEKENHLVSEYHLIKNIPDDMIFPGVKLSEFYPDIDYESF; encoded by the coding sequence ATGAATAGAAAAAAATTGAATGGAACATCTGAATTTTGGGAATGGTTTCAGAGGATCTCAGCTATTGTATTTGTTTTTGTAGGTATTTCTCTTGGTATTTATGGCTATGTTGCTGCTCCAACCCATAAAATTGAGAATAATAGAGAAGAAAATTCCAATGCAAAGGAAGTAGAGGATAGTACATCTTATTGGACTCGTCATGGGACAATGGGGGATTGGACTGGAGGTGTTACCGGCTCTTTATTTTCTTTAGCTGGATTTCTATTACTTTATCTCTCATTTAATAAGCAGGCAGAATCACATAATACTCAAATTAAAAATTTCCAATATGATAAAATTGAAAGCAGACTATTTGTATTAATAACACTGCATCGTGATAATGTTAATGAGTTATCATTCAGTTCTTATTTTAGAAATGACAATAAGGATGGATTAATGAATAAAGCTATAATGCAGACTGCTCGTCATCGAAAAGTATTCAAAACAATAGTCAATCAATTTAAAGAGGCATGGAGTGAGTTAGATTTTATTTTTGAAGATGCGTCAGAAAATTCTATTTATACCGATGAATATTTAAAAAAGGTTAAAATTAATAAAACCATTCAAGATCGGAATATTAATTTAATAATTTATGCTCAGATTGATCTGATTTATCTTGTTATTTTTTTTGGTGTAAGCACAGAAGGATTCGCGACAATTAAAAATATTACTAATGATAGATACAAAGCTGAATTTGTTGCTGATATTTTATATTATTCAGCTTTTAAGCCAAAAGTTGAAGCTGATGAATGGTTAACTTATCACGCATCAATTGCCAAAAAAAAGAAAGCATTTATGCAAACTCGAAAACAGAGGCATCTTCTCGTTACTTCAATTGCAAGTGATAGCAAATTCATTGTAAATTCTAATAAGCTGTATACGCTAAATCCTGATCATGGAAATAAATATGTAAAATACTACGGCGGGCATCAATTTAGATTGGGCCACTATTTTCGTCACTTATATCAATCTGTTAATTTTATTCATAAGCAAAGCGGTTTGAATAAGGACGAGAAGTATGATTACATAAAACTGATAAGAGGGCAGTTTTCTAGTTATGAGCAAATATTATTTTTTTTAAATAGTATTTCTCAGTTAGGGCGCATTTGGGAAGTGGAAGATAAGAAAACTGGGAATTCAATAGAAAAAGAAAATCATCTTGTTTCTGAGTATCATCTCATAAAAAACATTCCTGATGACATGATTTTCCCTGGAGTAAAGTTGTCAGAATTCTATCCAGATATTGATTATGAATCTTTCTGA
- the tnpA gene encoding IS66 family insertion sequence element accessory protein TnpA, protein MKKSNFSDPQIIKILSSQESGKSVSDICREHGISQGTFYKWKSKYSGMEVSQVKQLKDLEKELVQYKKIVAELTLQNVVLKDVIEKKL, encoded by the coding sequence ATGAAAAAAAGCAATTTTAGTGATCCACAAATCATCAAGATTTTGTCTTCACAGGAATCAGGAAAATCAGTTTCAGATATCTGCAGAGAGCATGGTATCAGCCAAGGGACTTTTTATAAATGGAAAAGCAAATATTCCGGGATGGAGGTTTCCCAGGTCAAACAGTTGAAAGATCTGGAAAAGGAGCTGGTACAGTACAAAAAGATAGTTGCAGAGCTGACTCTTCAAAATGTTGTGTTAAAAGATGTGATTGAAAAAAAGCTTTAG
- a CDS encoding SusC/RagA family TonB-linked outer membrane protein: MNNTIRWLGCIAILLWLSLFISTANAQTSQMITFGATGITFKKAFNELEKLSGMTISYNNSQLDDQQKVNLPKAERTVAETLRLLLRNQSLTIKQTDAKNILLVNSVKGKLTGKVTDQNAEPVPGVSIKILETAQTIQSNNDGNYSINLDPGTYTIITKYISFEDTRTEKVKVTANHNTLLNLHLQESTNALNEVVVTALGIKREEKALGYSTKVLKTEQLTDAMSNNWTDALSGKVAGLNLIRSNGGPAGSNKIILRGESNLTGENDALIVVDGVVINHGSGRTTGSGSSAYLQGESPIDFGSGLNDINPDDIENVTVLKGPGAAALYGQRGANGAIIITTKSGKKRNGIGVTVNSNTAMETISRWPDYQYEYGQGNDGANFYSFGATEDGPSTRSTSSAWGPKFNGQSFFQYDPITKTAGKERTPWLPYKNSRKDFFQSGRTFTNSVTLDGGNDQTTFRLSLTNVDNKWIIPNTGYGRNTVALSATHKVNEKLQVATKVNYTNKFSDNLPSTGYNNQSIMYWNMFWLPSADAGWLKDYWAPGKENVAQSYPFSSYPDNPYLIAHEMLNKSNRNALTGNVQATYNFSKNLSLMIRSAMDFSYDARSQQRPFDTEKFKKGMFRTQNIFSQEISNDFLIHYNKDLNKDLKISVSAGGSMLKNTYNKDELRADSLTYPGIYSLANSAGVLTPKPYRGKYGINSFYGVATASYKDYLFIDVTGRNDWNSVLATAKSTDNVSFFYPSVNLSGILSEIFKLPKFISYAKLRASVAGVGSGQQTPYITSFTYDVADNFPGGLQNPTVLTNTNLKPLYTTSYEVGTDLRFLNNRLGINIALYKSDTKDQILKTTVDRSSGVSYAYVNAGKVRNKGIEVELNGTPIDQKDGFKWTVFGTFTANRNKIIALTDSLDNLILQSGPASRGAIVAKIGGSMGDLYGRGYKRSPDGQIVYNNGYPVIPDDQLYIGNTNPKWKASLGNQFRYKNFGMSFLVDAQYGAVGYSLTAAVLAEQGKTTNTLPGRYNGIIGKGVVQNPDGSYSPNTVIAQDMTTYYTTHYGRDNIEGATYSTDFIKLREARFDYTFKPKTLRRFGLQRATIGIYGRDLMTITKWPGFDPEFGTLNDGTINQGFELGQFPATRTFGINLNIGI; the protein is encoded by the coding sequence AACATCCTGCTCGTCAACAGTGTAAAAGGGAAACTGACAGGAAAAGTAACCGATCAAAATGCTGAACCAGTTCCCGGTGTATCCATCAAAATACTCGAAACTGCACAAACTATCCAGTCCAATAATGACGGAAACTACAGTATTAACCTTGATCCGGGAACTTATACCATCATCACCAAATACATCTCTTTTGAGGATACCCGTACCGAAAAGGTAAAGGTCACAGCTAACCATAACACCTTATTAAACCTTCATTTGCAGGAATCTACCAACGCCTTAAATGAAGTCGTAGTCACAGCGCTCGGCATCAAAAGAGAAGAAAAAGCGCTTGGTTATTCCACCAAAGTCTTAAAAACCGAACAGCTGACCGATGCCATGTCCAACAACTGGACAGACGCGTTGTCCGGTAAAGTTGCCGGTTTAAACCTGATCAGGTCAAACGGTGGCCCTGCGGGCTCAAACAAGATCATCCTGCGTGGAGAAAGTAACCTGACCGGAGAAAACGATGCCTTAATTGTAGTGGACGGTGTGGTGATCAACCATGGCAGCGGCAGGACTACAGGAAGTGGCAGCTCTGCCTATTTACAGGGCGAGTCCCCTATTGACTTTGGCAGTGGTTTAAACGATATCAACCCAGACGATATAGAAAATGTAACCGTATTAAAAGGTCCGGGAGCCGCTGCTTTATACGGACAGCGCGGTGCAAATGGTGCGATCATCATTACCACTAAATCTGGTAAAAAAAGAAACGGGATCGGGGTAACAGTCAACTCGAATACCGCTATGGAAACTATTTCCCGCTGGCCAGATTATCAGTACGAATACGGACAGGGAAACGATGGCGCCAACTTTTACTCCTTCGGTGCAACAGAAGATGGCCCAAGTACCAGAAGTACAAGTTCTGCCTGGGGGCCTAAGTTTAACGGACAATCCTTTTTCCAGTATGACCCGATCACTAAAACTGCAGGAAAAGAGAGAACGCCATGGCTTCCCTATAAAAATTCAAGAAAAGATTTCTTTCAGAGCGGCCGTACTTTCACGAACAGCGTAACCCTGGATGGTGGAAATGACCAGACCACTTTTCGCCTTTCGCTAACCAATGTAGACAACAAATGGATCATTCCCAATACAGGTTACGGCCGAAACACCGTCGCCCTGTCTGCTACCCATAAAGTAAACGAGAAACTTCAGGTCGCAACCAAAGTTAACTATACGAACAAGTTTAGCGATAACCTCCCTTCTACTGGTTACAACAATCAGTCTATCATGTACTGGAACATGTTCTGGTTACCTAGCGCAGATGCCGGATGGTTAAAAGATTATTGGGCTCCCGGAAAAGAAAATGTAGCACAGAGCTATCCTTTTAGCAGTTATCCTGACAATCCTTATCTGATTGCCCATGAAATGCTCAACAAATCTAACCGGAATGCACTAACCGGAAATGTACAGGCCACTTATAATTTCTCTAAGAATTTAAGCCTGATGATTCGCAGTGCGATGGATTTCTCTTATGATGCCCGTTCTCAGCAACGTCCATTTGATACCGAGAAGTTCAAAAAAGGAATGTTCAGGACACAAAACATCTTCTCTCAGGAGATTTCCAATGACTTTTTAATCCACTACAACAAAGACCTGAACAAGGATCTTAAGATCTCGGTTTCTGCCGGGGGCAGCATGTTAAAAAACACTTATAACAAAGACGAACTGCGTGCAGATTCGCTTACCTATCCCGGTATTTATAGCCTGGCGAACAGTGCAGGTGTGTTAACGCCAAAACCTTACCGTGGTAAATATGGGATCAACAGTTTTTATGGCGTCGCAACAGCAAGTTATAAAGATTACCTATTTATAGATGTTACAGGCCGTAATGACTGGAACAGTGTACTGGCAACGGCAAAATCTACGGATAATGTTTCCTTTTTCTATCCTTCGGTAAACCTGAGTGGCATCTTGTCTGAAATATTTAAACTGCCAAAATTCATCTCCTATGCTAAATTAAGGGCTTCGGTAGCAGGTGTGGGCAGTGGCCAGCAAACCCCTTATATCACTTCTTTCACTTATGATGTAGCCGATAATTTTCCCGGTGGACTCCAAAATCCAACCGTATTAACCAATACCAATCTGAAACCTTTATATACCACAAGTTACGAAGTAGGTACTGATTTGAGGTTCTTAAACAACCGCCTGGGCATCAACATTGCCTTGTATAAAAGTGACACCAAGGATCAGATTCTGAAAACCACTGTAGACCGTTCTTCGGGCGTAAGCTATGCTTATGTAAACGCCGGAAAAGTGCGTAACAAAGGGATAGAAGTTGAATTGAATGGTACACCGATAGATCAGAAAGATGGGTTCAAATGGACAGTCTTCGGAACTTTTACCGCTAACAGAAACAAGATTATCGCTTTAACTGATAGTCTGGATAACTTGATTTTACAATCCGGGCCAGCCAGCCGCGGTGCAATTGTAGCTAAAATTGGCGGCAGCATGGGTGATTTGTATGGCCGTGGTTACAAACGGTCGCCAGATGGGCAGATTGTCTATAACAATGGTTACCCGGTCATCCCTGATGATCAGCTTTATATTGGCAATACCAACCCTAAATGGAAAGCGAGTTTAGGCAACCAGTTCCGTTATAAGAATTTCGGAATGAGTTTCCTGGTGGATGCACAATATGGTGCAGTAGGTTATTCACTCACCGCAGCCGTTTTAGCTGAACAAGGAAAGACAACAAATACGCTTCCGGGACGATACAACGGAATTATTGGTAAAGGTGTAGTGCAAAATCCAGATGGCAGTTATAGCCCGAACACGGTAATCGCACAAGATATGACTACTTATTATACTACGCATTATGGTCGGGATAATATTGAGGGAGCTACCTATTCTACTGATTTTATCAAACTCCGCGAAGCCAGATTTGACTACACTTTTAAACCAAAAACACTGAGAAGATTCGGTTTACAAAGGGCTACAATTGGTATTTATGGCCGTGATTTGATGACCATCACGAAATGGCCGGGCTTTGATCCTGAGTTTGGGACACTAAACGACGGTACCATTAACCAGGGTTTTGAGCTGGGTCAGTTCCCTGCTACCCGAACTTTTGGAATCAATTTAAACATAGGTATTTAA